One genomic segment of Deltaproteobacteria bacterium includes these proteins:
- a CDS encoding LemA family protein, which yields MSVELMVVFGVIAVAFAVMYNTLISRKNEVENTVGGVHTYLQKRADLIPSLVATVKQYAAHESKLLTELTEARAAVQRPINNDGDLQKVDTMMSQMLGRVVAVAENYPDLKANENFLSLQGSLNEIEGQLSAARRTYNAAVVRYNNSVESIPTVIVASILGYRRKSVFQVAPEAVAKPDIAKLFGQVS from the coding sequence ATGTCAGTCGAACTGATGGTCGTCTTTGGAGTCATCGCCGTCGCATTTGCGGTGATGTATAACACCTTGATCTCACGAAAAAACGAAGTCGAAAACACCGTCGGCGGAGTTCACACGTATCTTCAAAAACGAGCGGACTTGATCCCAAGTCTTGTCGCCACTGTGAAGCAATATGCCGCTCACGAATCGAAGCTTTTGACGGAACTCACCGAAGCTCGGGCGGCCGTACAACGACCGATCAACAATGATGGCGATCTTCAAAAAGTCGACACGATGATGTCACAGATGCTCGGCCGCGTGGTGGCCGTTGCCGAAAACTATCCGGACCTTAAGGCCAATGAAAATTTCTTAAGCCTTCAAGGATCGCTCAACGAAATCGAAGGCCAATTGTCTGCAGCGCGCCGAACGTACAATGCGGCCGTCGTTCGCTATAACAACTCTGTCGAAAGCATTCCAACGGTGATCGTTGCTTCGATTCTTGGATATCGTCGAAAATCAGTCTTCCAAGTTGCACCAGAAGCCGTTGCAAAACCAGATATCGCAAAGCTCTTTGGGCAGGTCAGCTAA